In Polyangia bacterium, the genomic stretch ACGAGAAGACGTCCGTGACCACGCGCATTGTCGCCGAGATGCGCCTGGCCAGCGACGAGGGCCGGCCATGGATGTTGGTCGCGCACTATTTGACCCTGCACCTGCCCCGCAAGGCCGAGCTGCTGTCCCAGTTCAGCGGCGACCTGCGCCCGGTCTACGCGCACAAGCTGGCGGGTCTGGACGCCGAGCTGGGTCAGTTATTCGCTGCGATCAAGGCGCGCGGCGAATGCGACCGCACCGCCATTATCATCACCGCCGATCACGGCGAGGAATTAAACGAACGCGGCTATTCAGAGCACGCCTTTCACCTTTATGACACCGTGCTGGCGGTGCCGCTTATCGCGCGCCTGCCTGGGCAGGCCTGTCTGGATCCGCAGACGCCGCTCACTCTCCTGGACGTCGGGCCCATGCTGGCGACAGCATTGGGACTGGAGGTCCAGTCGTCCGCTTTGCAGGGCCACTGGCCGCCGACGCCGTCGCAGCCCGTCTACGCGTTCTCGACGGTGGGCGGGCCGTTCATGGCGATCATCGACGGCAACCTGAAGACCATCGTCGACGCTCGCTATGGCGACACGGAGGTCTATGACCTGGACGCTGACCCGCAGGAAAAACGTGATCTCAGCGCCGGGCTCACCCCGATCATTGCGGCCCGGCTGACCCGGGCGCCGATCCCGTGGAACCCGCTGGTACCGATGGCCCAACGCTATCGTCACGCGGGCGGGACCGAGTACGACGTTTGCCCAGGCAAGATAACGCCGCAGCCAGCGCGTCAGGCCACGGTGCAGGCGGCGCCGATGTCACCGCCGCGCAGGATCCAAGCGTCGCGTCTTTAGAGCGGGCGCTTTTACGGGCCGACGCCCAGGCGCCAGATCTCGTTGTCGGAAGGGCCAAAGCCGTCGGCGGTCAACCCGGTGCCGTTGGAGTCGCTTTGCCCGGGGACTTCCAGATACCGATCAGACAGCGCCGCGCTGTGGAATTTGAAGAACTGGCCGGCGGCATCGGCGCTGCGCCCGTCGGTGGTGTCAACGACCCAGTTCTGATCCTTGCTGCCAGACACGCACGTGGCCAGCTGAACCTTCGAGACGCTGTCGGTTTTGGGAGCGATGGCCAGGCAGCGGTCCTGGTTCGCCGCCGACATGATGTGGAAGCTGGCCCCGTCAGTGGAGGCAAACTTCCACAGCTGGTTGTCCTTGCTGTAGTCGGTCCATTGCTGCACGAGAGCGCTGGACTGATCCCAATCGATCACCTTTCCGCTGTGCAGATTCTTGATGCTGTACTTGGTGTCCGGATCAAATTGCGGCTTGAAGTCCGCGTTTCGCCACACCGTGATCACGTGCGCGTAGCCCTTGCAGGACGAGAAGCCGTCCGTCTGGCCGTCGTCGCGCGGCACGCCGCTGGTGCTGCAGTGATTGCTGCAAAGGCCACCGTCGCCCCACGGATTCTGGTACGGCGAATCGGTTTGGTCGGCGCCGATGCGGCCGGGCACAAGACCAAGATGGGTCTCTCCCTCGCAGAAATAGGCCGGCACCTTGCCCGATGAATCAACCACGAAGATGTTCCCGAAGAAGGCGCCCTCCAGGTCGGGGTAGCTGGCGTTTTGTCCCCATCCGATCTCTGGCATGGGCGACGTCAGCCACAGCGGAACGTGGACGCCGGTGGTGTTGACCAGGGCCATCATGCAGGAGGAGATTTTTTCCTGGCAGTCCTGCTCGCAGGCGCCGTCTTCCCATTCGGGGGCCAAGCCAATGCCACCCACGAATTTGTAGGTGGTGTCGCCGATCGTTTTGGTGATCGATCGATCCGCGGGCAAGGCACAGCGAACCAGATAGGCGATCGTGTTGCGGC encodes the following:
- a CDS encoding RICIN domain-containing protein codes for the protein MPTRMMLRVFSSSFFLGLGVAASGCSSAGAGTGQGMSSAALVQGNGLSGINGLATGNGLATGNGLATGNGLATGNGLATGNGLMTTSEGRNTIAYLVRCALPADRSITKTIGDTTYKFVGGIGLAPEWEDGACEQDCQEKISSCMMALVNTTGVHVPLWLTSPMPEIGWGQNASYPDLEGAFFGNIFVVDSSGKVPAYFCEGETHLGLVPGRIGADQTDSPYQNPWGDGGLCSNHCSTSGVPRDDGQTDGFSSCKGYAHVITVWRNADFKPQFDPDTKYSIKNLHSGKVIDWDQSSALVQQWTDYSKDNQLWKFASTDGASFHIMSAANQDRCLAIAPKTDSVSKVQLATCVSGSKDQNWVVDTTDGRSADAAGQFFKFHSAALSDRYLEVPGQSDSNGTGLTADGFGPSDNEIWRLGVGP